In a single window of the Salvelinus alpinus chromosome 15, SLU_Salpinus.1, whole genome shotgun sequence genome:
- the LOC139539873 gene encoding BBSome complex member BBS2 isoform X2: MLVPIFTLKLNHKINPRMVTMGKFDGIHPCLTAATQAGKVFIHNPHTRGQRQAAHRLSQSAHDSDISLLNINQAVSCLTAGTLGPNTTGDTLLVGTQTNLLAYDVHDNADIFYREVTDGANAIVLGKLGNIESPLAIIGGNCALQGFDYEGNDQFWTVTGDNVRSLVLCDFTGDGKNELLVGSEDFDIRVFKEDELVSEIPENETVTSLCHMHGSRFGYALANGTVGVYDRTARYWRIKSKNHAMSIHAFDLNADGVVELITGWSNGKIDARSDRTGEVIFKDNFSSSVAGVVEGDYRMDGQIQLICTSVEGEVRGYLPASKEMKGNLMDSSVEQDLIRELSQRRQNLLLELRNYEENAKQAVPGASERDTQMGVIPANTQLQTVLSVRAATESQRSHIELSISTPNETIIRAVLIFAEGIFEGESHVVHPSAQNLCGSIRVPIIPPKDIPVDLHIKAFVGGKSSQFHVFEITRQLPRFSMYDLNVEPEAPQPTGKVTFTINDRPQRVVMWLNQNFLLLEGIDTPDVTFTSLRGGGLLTISMLSTSGEITLNTDDIDLAGDLVQSLASFLAIEDLQAEADFPTYFGELRTTLTEVDDYHSVHQKLTAAIADHSNHIRNMLVQAEDARLMGDIRNMKKRYIELYDLNRDLINEYKIRSNNHNALLACLKSVNQAIQRAGRLRVGKPKNQVITACRDAIKNNNVNVLFKIMKAGTASS; the protein is encoded by the exons ATGTTGGTGCCTATATTCACCCTCAAGCTGAACCATAAAATCAACCCTCGCATGGTTACAATGGGCAAGTTTGATGGGATCCACCCATGCCTCACTGCAGCCACACAAGCAGGGAAG GTGTTCATCCATAACCCTCACACACGTGGCCAGCGTCAGGCAGCCCACCGTCTGAGTCAGAGTGCCCATGATTCGGACATCTCTCTGCTCAATATCAACCAGGCTGTGAGCTGCCTGACAGCTGGCACACTAGGACCCAACACCACTGGAGACACGCTCCTCGTGGGCACCCAGACAAACCTGCTGGCTTATGACGTACACGACAATGCTGACATCTTCTACAGAGAG GTGACAGATGGGGCCAATGCCATTGTTTTAGGGAAATTAGGGAACATTGAGTCCCCCCTCGCCATTATCGGAGGAAACTGCGCTTTGCAAGGATTTGACTATGAGGGGAATGACCAGTTCTGGACG GTCACAGGGGATAATGTGCGATCATTGGTGCTCTGTGATTTTACTGGTGATGGAAAAAATGAG CTTCTTGTCGGATCAGAGGACTTTGACATTAGGGTATTCAAAGAAGACGAACTTGTGTCTGAGATTCCTGAAAATGAG ACGGTTACCTCCCTCTGTCATATGCATGGCAGCAGGTTTGGTTATGCTCTGGCCAACGGCACTGTGGGTGTATATGACCGCACTGCCCGCTACTGGAGAATCAAG TCTAAGAACCATGCAATGAGCATCCATGCATTTGACCTTAACGCTGACGGTGTTGTAGAACTCATCACAGGCTGGTCCAATGGAAAG ATTGATGCACGGAGCGATCGAACAGGTGAAGTCATCTTCAAAGACAACTTCTCGTCCTCTGTGGCTGGAGTGGTGGAAGGGGACTATCGCATGGATGGACAGATACAGCTCATCTGTACCTCTGTGGAGGGAGAAG TGCGTGGCTACCTGCCTGCCAGTAAGGAGATGAAGGGGAACCTGATGGACTCCAGTGTGGAGCAGGATCTGATCCGAGAGCTGAGTCAGCGGAGGCAGAACCTGCTACTGGAACTACGCAACTATGAGGAGAATGCCAAG CAGGCTGTCCCAGGAGCTTCAGAACGGGACACCCAGATGGGGGTGATACCAGCCAATACCCAActccagactgtcctctctgtcaGAGCTGCCACGGAGTCCCAGAGGTCACACATAGAGCTCAGCATCTCCACGCCCAATG AGACCATAATTCGAGCTGTGCTGATTTTCGCTGAGGGAATTTTTGAGGGTGAAAGTCATGTGGTACATCCCAGTGCCCAGAATCTATGTGGTTCTATCCGTGTTCCCATCATTCCCCCCAAAGATATCCCTGTGGATCTACACATCAAAGCTTTTGTTGGCGGCAAGAGCAG TCAGTTCCACGTCTTTGAGATCACACGTCAGCTGCCTCGCTTCTCCATGTATGATCTTAATGTTGAGCCTGAGGCCCCCCAACCTACTGGGAAAGTTACCTTCACCATCAACGACAGGCCACAGAGA GTGGTCATGTGGCTGAACCAGAACTTCCTTCTACTAGAGGGCATTGATACCCCAGACGTGACGTTCACCTCTCTACGTGGCGGAGGACTACTCACCATCAGCATGCTAAGCACTAGTGGAGAG ATCACACTAAACACAGACGACATAGACCTGGCAGGGGATCTAGTCCAATCACTGGCTTCCTTCCTGGCCATAGAGGACCTACAGGCAGAGGCAGACTTCCCCACATACTTTGGGGAGCTGCGAACGACCCTAACTGAG GTAGATGACTATCACTCTGTCCACCAAAAGCTGACGGCGGCCATAGCAGATCATTCTAATCACATCCGTAACATGCTGGTGCAGGCAGAGGACGCACGGCTCATGGGTGACAT AAGGAACATGAAGAAGCGCTACATTGAGCTCTATGACCTGAACAGAGACCTGATCAATGAGTACAAGATCCGATCCAACAATCACAATGCTCTCCTCGCCTGCCTTAAGTCTGTCAACCAGGCCATTCAGAGGGCAGGGAGACTGAGAG TGGGAAAGCCAAAGAATCAGGTTATCACAGCCTGCCGAGACGCTATCAAAAACAACAATGTCAACGTCCTGTTCAAGATCATGAAAGCAGGCACAGCCTCTTCCTGA
- the LOC139539873 gene encoding BBSome complex member BBS2 isoform X1, whose translation MLVPIFTLKLNHKINPRMVTMGKFDGIHPCLTAATQAGKVFIHNPHTRGQRQAAHRLSQSAHDSDISLLNINQAVSCLTAGTLGPNTTGDTLLVGTQTNLLAYDVHDNADIFYREVTDGANAIVLGKLGNIESPLAIIGGNCALQGFDYEGNDQFWTVTGDNVRSLVLCDFTGDGKNELLVGSEDFDIRVFKEDELVSEIPENETVTSLCHMHGSRFGYALANGTVGVYDRTARYWRIKSKNHAMSIHAFDLNADGVVELITGWSNGKIDARSDRTGEVIFKDNFSSSVAGVVEGDYRMDGQIQLICTSVEGEVRGYLPASKEMKGNLMDSSVEQDLIRELSQRRQNLLLELRNYEENAKQAVPGASERDTQMGVIPANTQLQTVLSVRAATESQRSHIELSISTPNETIIRAVLIFAEGIFEGESHVVHPSAQNLCGSIRVPIIPPKDIPVDLHIKAFVGGKSSSQFHVFEITRQLPRFSMYDLNVEPEAPQPTGKVTFTINDRPQRVVMWLNQNFLLLEGIDTPDVTFTSLRGGGLLTISMLSTSGEITLNTDDIDLAGDLVQSLASFLAIEDLQAEADFPTYFGELRTTLTEVDDYHSVHQKLTAAIADHSNHIRNMLVQAEDARLMGDIRNMKKRYIELYDLNRDLINEYKIRSNNHNALLACLKSVNQAIQRAGRLRVGKPKNQVITACRDAIKNNNVNVLFKIMKAGTASS comes from the exons ATGTTGGTGCCTATATTCACCCTCAAGCTGAACCATAAAATCAACCCTCGCATGGTTACAATGGGCAAGTTTGATGGGATCCACCCATGCCTCACTGCAGCCACACAAGCAGGGAAG GTGTTCATCCATAACCCTCACACACGTGGCCAGCGTCAGGCAGCCCACCGTCTGAGTCAGAGTGCCCATGATTCGGACATCTCTCTGCTCAATATCAACCAGGCTGTGAGCTGCCTGACAGCTGGCACACTAGGACCCAACACCACTGGAGACACGCTCCTCGTGGGCACCCAGACAAACCTGCTGGCTTATGACGTACACGACAATGCTGACATCTTCTACAGAGAG GTGACAGATGGGGCCAATGCCATTGTTTTAGGGAAATTAGGGAACATTGAGTCCCCCCTCGCCATTATCGGAGGAAACTGCGCTTTGCAAGGATTTGACTATGAGGGGAATGACCAGTTCTGGACG GTCACAGGGGATAATGTGCGATCATTGGTGCTCTGTGATTTTACTGGTGATGGAAAAAATGAG CTTCTTGTCGGATCAGAGGACTTTGACATTAGGGTATTCAAAGAAGACGAACTTGTGTCTGAGATTCCTGAAAATGAG ACGGTTACCTCCCTCTGTCATATGCATGGCAGCAGGTTTGGTTATGCTCTGGCCAACGGCACTGTGGGTGTATATGACCGCACTGCCCGCTACTGGAGAATCAAG TCTAAGAACCATGCAATGAGCATCCATGCATTTGACCTTAACGCTGACGGTGTTGTAGAACTCATCACAGGCTGGTCCAATGGAAAG ATTGATGCACGGAGCGATCGAACAGGTGAAGTCATCTTCAAAGACAACTTCTCGTCCTCTGTGGCTGGAGTGGTGGAAGGGGACTATCGCATGGATGGACAGATACAGCTCATCTGTACCTCTGTGGAGGGAGAAG TGCGTGGCTACCTGCCTGCCAGTAAGGAGATGAAGGGGAACCTGATGGACTCCAGTGTGGAGCAGGATCTGATCCGAGAGCTGAGTCAGCGGAGGCAGAACCTGCTACTGGAACTACGCAACTATGAGGAGAATGCCAAG CAGGCTGTCCCAGGAGCTTCAGAACGGGACACCCAGATGGGGGTGATACCAGCCAATACCCAActccagactgtcctctctgtcaGAGCTGCCACGGAGTCCCAGAGGTCACACATAGAGCTCAGCATCTCCACGCCCAATG AGACCATAATTCGAGCTGTGCTGATTTTCGCTGAGGGAATTTTTGAGGGTGAAAGTCATGTGGTACATCCCAGTGCCCAGAATCTATGTGGTTCTATCCGTGTTCCCATCATTCCCCCCAAAGATATCCCTGTGGATCTACACATCAAAGCTTTTGTTGGCGGCAAGAGCAG CAGTCAGTTCCACGTCTTTGAGATCACACGTCAGCTGCCTCGCTTCTCCATGTATGATCTTAATGTTGAGCCTGAGGCCCCCCAACCTACTGGGAAAGTTACCTTCACCATCAACGACAGGCCACAGAGA GTGGTCATGTGGCTGAACCAGAACTTCCTTCTACTAGAGGGCATTGATACCCCAGACGTGACGTTCACCTCTCTACGTGGCGGAGGACTACTCACCATCAGCATGCTAAGCACTAGTGGAGAG ATCACACTAAACACAGACGACATAGACCTGGCAGGGGATCTAGTCCAATCACTGGCTTCCTTCCTGGCCATAGAGGACCTACAGGCAGAGGCAGACTTCCCCACATACTTTGGGGAGCTGCGAACGACCCTAACTGAG GTAGATGACTATCACTCTGTCCACCAAAAGCTGACGGCGGCCATAGCAGATCATTCTAATCACATCCGTAACATGCTGGTGCAGGCAGAGGACGCACGGCTCATGGGTGACAT AAGGAACATGAAGAAGCGCTACATTGAGCTCTATGACCTGAACAGAGACCTGATCAATGAGTACAAGATCCGATCCAACAATCACAATGCTCTCCTCGCCTGCCTTAAGTCTGTCAACCAGGCCATTCAGAGGGCAGGGAGACTGAGAG TGGGAAAGCCAAAGAATCAGGTTATCACAGCCTGCCGAGACGCTATCAAAAACAACAATGTCAACGTCCTGTTCAAGATCATGAAAGCAGGCACAGCCTCTTCCTGA
- the LOC139539873 gene encoding BBSome complex member BBS2 isoform X3 — MLVPIFTLKLNHKINPRMVTMGKFDGIHPCLTAATQAGKVFIHNPHTRGQRQAAHRLSQSAHDSDISLLNINQAVSCLTAGTLGPNTTGDTLLVGTQTNLLAYDVHDNADIFYREVTDGANAIVLGKLGNIESPLAIIGGNCALQGFDYEGNDQFWTLLVGSEDFDIRVFKEDELVSEIPENETVTSLCHMHGSRFGYALANGTVGVYDRTARYWRIKSKNHAMSIHAFDLNADGVVELITGWSNGKIDARSDRTGEVIFKDNFSSSVAGVVEGDYRMDGQIQLICTSVEGEVRGYLPASKEMKGNLMDSSVEQDLIRELSQRRQNLLLELRNYEENAKQAVPGASERDTQMGVIPANTQLQTVLSVRAATESQRSHIELSISTPNETIIRAVLIFAEGIFEGESHVVHPSAQNLCGSIRVPIIPPKDIPVDLHIKAFVGGKSSSQFHVFEITRQLPRFSMYDLNVEPEAPQPTGKVTFTINDRPQRVVMWLNQNFLLLEGIDTPDVTFTSLRGGGLLTISMLSTSGEITLNTDDIDLAGDLVQSLASFLAIEDLQAEADFPTYFGELRTTLTEVDDYHSVHQKLTAAIADHSNHIRNMLVQAEDARLMGDIRNMKKRYIELYDLNRDLINEYKIRSNNHNALLACLKSVNQAIQRAGRLRVGKPKNQVITACRDAIKNNNVNVLFKIMKAGTASS, encoded by the exons ATGTTGGTGCCTATATTCACCCTCAAGCTGAACCATAAAATCAACCCTCGCATGGTTACAATGGGCAAGTTTGATGGGATCCACCCATGCCTCACTGCAGCCACACAAGCAGGGAAG GTGTTCATCCATAACCCTCACACACGTGGCCAGCGTCAGGCAGCCCACCGTCTGAGTCAGAGTGCCCATGATTCGGACATCTCTCTGCTCAATATCAACCAGGCTGTGAGCTGCCTGACAGCTGGCACACTAGGACCCAACACCACTGGAGACACGCTCCTCGTGGGCACCCAGACAAACCTGCTGGCTTATGACGTACACGACAATGCTGACATCTTCTACAGAGAG GTGACAGATGGGGCCAATGCCATTGTTTTAGGGAAATTAGGGAACATTGAGTCCCCCCTCGCCATTATCGGAGGAAACTGCGCTTTGCAAGGATTTGACTATGAGGGGAATGACCAGTTCTGGACG CTTCTTGTCGGATCAGAGGACTTTGACATTAGGGTATTCAAAGAAGACGAACTTGTGTCTGAGATTCCTGAAAATGAG ACGGTTACCTCCCTCTGTCATATGCATGGCAGCAGGTTTGGTTATGCTCTGGCCAACGGCACTGTGGGTGTATATGACCGCACTGCCCGCTACTGGAGAATCAAG TCTAAGAACCATGCAATGAGCATCCATGCATTTGACCTTAACGCTGACGGTGTTGTAGAACTCATCACAGGCTGGTCCAATGGAAAG ATTGATGCACGGAGCGATCGAACAGGTGAAGTCATCTTCAAAGACAACTTCTCGTCCTCTGTGGCTGGAGTGGTGGAAGGGGACTATCGCATGGATGGACAGATACAGCTCATCTGTACCTCTGTGGAGGGAGAAG TGCGTGGCTACCTGCCTGCCAGTAAGGAGATGAAGGGGAACCTGATGGACTCCAGTGTGGAGCAGGATCTGATCCGAGAGCTGAGTCAGCGGAGGCAGAACCTGCTACTGGAACTACGCAACTATGAGGAGAATGCCAAG CAGGCTGTCCCAGGAGCTTCAGAACGGGACACCCAGATGGGGGTGATACCAGCCAATACCCAActccagactgtcctctctgtcaGAGCTGCCACGGAGTCCCAGAGGTCACACATAGAGCTCAGCATCTCCACGCCCAATG AGACCATAATTCGAGCTGTGCTGATTTTCGCTGAGGGAATTTTTGAGGGTGAAAGTCATGTGGTACATCCCAGTGCCCAGAATCTATGTGGTTCTATCCGTGTTCCCATCATTCCCCCCAAAGATATCCCTGTGGATCTACACATCAAAGCTTTTGTTGGCGGCAAGAGCAG CAGTCAGTTCCACGTCTTTGAGATCACACGTCAGCTGCCTCGCTTCTCCATGTATGATCTTAATGTTGAGCCTGAGGCCCCCCAACCTACTGGGAAAGTTACCTTCACCATCAACGACAGGCCACAGAGA GTGGTCATGTGGCTGAACCAGAACTTCCTTCTACTAGAGGGCATTGATACCCCAGACGTGACGTTCACCTCTCTACGTGGCGGAGGACTACTCACCATCAGCATGCTAAGCACTAGTGGAGAG ATCACACTAAACACAGACGACATAGACCTGGCAGGGGATCTAGTCCAATCACTGGCTTCCTTCCTGGCCATAGAGGACCTACAGGCAGAGGCAGACTTCCCCACATACTTTGGGGAGCTGCGAACGACCCTAACTGAG GTAGATGACTATCACTCTGTCCACCAAAAGCTGACGGCGGCCATAGCAGATCATTCTAATCACATCCGTAACATGCTGGTGCAGGCAGAGGACGCACGGCTCATGGGTGACAT AAGGAACATGAAGAAGCGCTACATTGAGCTCTATGACCTGAACAGAGACCTGATCAATGAGTACAAGATCCGATCCAACAATCACAATGCTCTCCTCGCCTGCCTTAAGTCTGTCAACCAGGCCATTCAGAGGGCAGGGAGACTGAGAG TGGGAAAGCCAAAGAATCAGGTTATCACAGCCTGCCGAGACGCTATCAAAAACAACAATGTCAACGTCCTGTTCAAGATCATGAAAGCAGGCACAGCCTCTTCCTGA
- the LOC139539874 gene encoding UDP-GlcNAc:betaGal beta-1,3-N-acetylglucosaminyltransferase 9-like — MRRIHIKYVLCTLLMLGLLCLMLYAHQGFTSTWDTWHLKQGCTSSRVLLGPPPESHVTKRVPSTPPDKTKCQSAHQSHFKSQTHPKSKLQSKSKPQAKTKSKSKKDEGTKAVPVLPTRPPFDFEGYLKDKDNRDFLLLMDQLGKCSGEPYMLIAIKSVVADFERRQVVRRTWGREGVFQDGQTVKTVFLLGVPRNKTALPLWDRLLAYESHSFGDILLWDFDDTFFNLTLKETHFLQWVNDSCSNVQFIFKGDADVYVNIENILEMVKGQKPDKDLFVGDIIHHAHPIRRRSSKYFVPEFVYGQTMYPSYAGGGGFVMSGHTARRLSGACQQVELFPIDDVFLGMCLQRIGVKPSHHEGFRTFGIVRPSAAPHLQVFDPCFYRELMVVHSLTVPQIWLMWNLLHDPQLSRHSELAPTLWPFKWRGKVLGTTGQKDSETTVEQDYDVKVFVKH; from the coding sequence ATGAGGAGAATTCATATAAAATATGTTCTGTGCACCCTGCTCATGCTGGGGCTACTCTGTCTGATGTTGTATGCCCATCAAGGCTTCACTTCCACCTGGGACACCTGGCACTTAAAGCAGGGCTGTACAAGCTCCCGCGTTCTTTTAGGGCCCCCACCAGAGAGCCATGTAACTAAACGGGTCCCTTCTACGCCCCCAGACAAGACAAAGTGCCAGTCTGCGCATCAGTCCCATTTTAAGTCTCAGACACATCCCAAGTCCAAACTTCAGTCTAAATCCAAACCTCAGGCAAAGACCAAATCTAAGTCAAAGAAAGATGAGGGGACAAAGGCTGTTCCGGTTTTACCTACACGACCACCTTTTGACTTTGAGGGTTACCTGAAGGATAAGGACAACCGGGACTTCCTACTGCTGATGGACCAGCTAGGGAAGTGCTCAGGCGAGCCCTACATGCTCATTGCTATCAAGTCAGTAGTGGCAGACTTTGAAAGGAGGCAGGTAGTGCGGCGCACCTGGGGAAGAGAGGGTGTGTTCCAGGATGGGCAGACAGTAAAGACTGTATTCCTCCTTGGTGTACCCAGGAACAAGACCGCCCTGCCTTTATGGGACCGGCTCCTTGCCTACGAGAGCCACAGCTTTGGGGACATTCTCCTCTGGGACTTTGATGACACATTTTTCAACTTGACACTTAAAGAGACCCACTTCCTCCAGTGGGTGAATGACAGCTGCTCCAATGTCCAGTTCATCTTCAAAGGTGACGCTGATGTCTATGTGAATATAGAGAACATTCTGGAGATGGTGAAGGGTCAGAAGCCTGATAAGGACCTCTTTGTGGGTGACATCATCCACCATGCCCACCCCATCCGCCGGCGCAGCAGCAAGTACTTTGTGCCTGAGTTTGTGTACGGCCAGACTATGTATCCGTCATATGCAGGAGGGGGAGGCTTTGTGATGTCCGGTCACACCGCCAGGCGGCTGAGTGGAGCGTGTCAGCAGGTAGAACTATTCCCTATCGACGATGTGTTCTTAGGCATGTGCTTACAGAGAATTGGAGTGAAACCGTCACACCATGAGGGTTTTCGTACATTTGGCATTGTGCGCCCCTCTGCTGCTCCCCACCTCCAGGTGTTTGACCCTTGTTTCTACAGGGAGTTGATGGTGGTACACAGCCTGACAGTGCCACAGATCTGGCTCATGTGGAACTTGCTGCATGACCCCCAACTGAGCCGTCACAGTGAACTGGCCCCCACCCTGTGGCCCTTCAAGTGGAGGGGCAAGGTACTCGGAACAACAGGACAGAAGGACTCAGAGACTACAGTGGAACAGGACTATGATGTTAAAGTGTTTGTAAAGCATTGA
- the LOC139539875 gene encoding phagosome assembly factor 1-like isoform X1 — protein sequence MLDLEVVPERSLGHEQWEFALGMPLAQAISILQKHCRIIKNVQVLYSEQTPLSHDLILNLTQDGIKLLFDACNQRLKVIEVYDLSKVKLKYCGVHFNTQAIAPTIEQIDQSFGATHPGVYNAAEQLFHLNFRGLSFSFQLDSWNEAPKYEPNFAHGLASLQIPHGATVKRMYIYTGNNLQDTKAPVMPLACFLGNVYAECVDVLKNGAGPLGLRLRILTAGCGPGVMADAKVRAVERNIYFGDSCQDVLSALGSPHKVFYKSEDKMKIHSPSPHKQVPSKCNDYFFNYFTLGVDILFDSTTHLVKKFVLHTNFPGHYNFNIYHRCDFKIPLVIKKEAADAQWEDCILTTYSKWDQVQELLGHPMEKPVVLHRSSSANNTNPFGSTFCFGLQRMIFEVMQNNHIASVTLYGAPRPSSRARAEASAH from the exons ATGCTGGATCTGGAAGTTGTTCCTGAAAGATCTTTAGGACATGAGCAATGGGAATTCGCATTAG GGATGCCATTGGCCCAGGCCATTTCCATTTTACAGAAACACTGCCGCATCATCAAGAATGTCCAGGTTCTCTACAGTGAACAA ACGCCACTCAGTCATGACCTCATACTCAACTTGACTCAGGATGGAATTAAACTGCTGTTTGATGCCTGTAACCAGAGACTGAAG GTGATTGAAGTATACGACTTGAGCAAAGTGAAATTGAAATACTG TGGAGTACATTTCAACACTCAGGCTATAGCACCCACTATAGAGCAGATTGACCAGTCCTTTGGCGCCACACACCCTGGAG TATACAATGCTGCAGAGCAACTGTTCCACTTGAACTTTCGGggactctccttctccttccagcTTGACTCATGGAATGAAGCTCCCAAGTATGAG CCTAACTTTGCCCATGGCTTGGCCTCCCTGCAGATTCCGCACGGGGCCACAGTGAAACGGATGTACATCTATACTGGGAACAACCTACAGGATACCAA GGCTCCAGTGATGCCCCTTGCCTGTTTCCTTGGCAACGTGTATGCAGAGTGTGTGGACGTGCTGAAGAATGGTGCGGGACCACTTGGTCTGAGACTTCGCATCCTCACTGCAG GCTGCGGGCCGGGGGTGATGGCTGATGCCAAGGTGCGTGCTGTGGAGAGGAACATCTACTTTGGAGACTCCTGTCAAGATGTGCTAAGCGCTCTGGGCTCGCCACACAAGGTCTTCTACAAGTCAGAGGACAAG ATGAAGATCCACTCTCCGTCGCCTCACAAGCAGGTCCCGTCCAAATGCAATGACTACTTCTTCAACTACTTCACCCTGGGGGTG GACATACTCTTTGATTCCACCACACACCTGGTGAAGAAGTTTGTCCTTCATACCAACTTCCCTGGTCATTACAATTTCAACAT ATATCATCGATGCGATTTCAAGATTCCACTTGTCATTAAGAAAG AAGCTGCTGATGCTCAGTGGGAGGACTGCATCCTCACTACCTACAGCAAG TGGGATCAGGTTCAGGAGCTTCTTGGACACCCCATGGAGAAGCCTGTCGTGCTCCACAG GTCATCCTCTGCAAATAATACCAATCCCTTCGGCTCTACGTTCTGTTTTGGACTACAGCGAATGATCTTTGAG GTGATGCAGAACAACCACATAGCTTCAGTGACTCTGTACGGTGCCCCCAGACCCAGCAGCCGGGCCCGAGCCGAGGCCAGCGCCCACTGA
- the LOC139539875 gene encoding phagosome assembly factor 1-like isoform X2, which translates to MLDLEVVPERSLGHEQWEFALGMPLAQAISILQKHCRIIKNVQVLYSEQTPLSHDLILNLTQDGIKLLFDACNQRLKVIEVYDLSKVKLKYCGVHFNTQAIAPTIEQIDQSFGATHPGVYNAAEQLFHLNFRGLSFSFQLDSWNEAPKYEIPHGATVKRMYIYTGNNLQDTKAPVMPLACFLGNVYAECVDVLKNGAGPLGLRLRILTAGCGPGVMADAKVRAVERNIYFGDSCQDVLSALGSPHKVFYKSEDKMKIHSPSPHKQVPSKCNDYFFNYFTLGVDILFDSTTHLVKKFVLHTNFPGHYNFNIYHRCDFKIPLVIKKEAADAQWEDCILTTYSKWDQVQELLGHPMEKPVVLHRSSSANNTNPFGSTFCFGLQRMIFEVMQNNHIASVTLYGAPRPSSRARAEASAH; encoded by the exons ATGCTGGATCTGGAAGTTGTTCCTGAAAGATCTTTAGGACATGAGCAATGGGAATTCGCATTAG GGATGCCATTGGCCCAGGCCATTTCCATTTTACAGAAACACTGCCGCATCATCAAGAATGTCCAGGTTCTCTACAGTGAACAA ACGCCACTCAGTCATGACCTCATACTCAACTTGACTCAGGATGGAATTAAACTGCTGTTTGATGCCTGTAACCAGAGACTGAAG GTGATTGAAGTATACGACTTGAGCAAAGTGAAATTGAAATACTG TGGAGTACATTTCAACACTCAGGCTATAGCACCCACTATAGAGCAGATTGACCAGTCCTTTGGCGCCACACACCCTGGAG TATACAATGCTGCAGAGCAACTGTTCCACTTGAACTTTCGGggactctccttctccttccagcTTGACTCATGGAATGAAGCTCCCAAGTATGAG ATTCCGCACGGGGCCACAGTGAAACGGATGTACATCTATACTGGGAACAACCTACAGGATACCAA GGCTCCAGTGATGCCCCTTGCCTGTTTCCTTGGCAACGTGTATGCAGAGTGTGTGGACGTGCTGAAGAATGGTGCGGGACCACTTGGTCTGAGACTTCGCATCCTCACTGCAG GCTGCGGGCCGGGGGTGATGGCTGATGCCAAGGTGCGTGCTGTGGAGAGGAACATCTACTTTGGAGACTCCTGTCAAGATGTGCTAAGCGCTCTGGGCTCGCCACACAAGGTCTTCTACAAGTCAGAGGACAAG ATGAAGATCCACTCTCCGTCGCCTCACAAGCAGGTCCCGTCCAAATGCAATGACTACTTCTTCAACTACTTCACCCTGGGGGTG GACATACTCTTTGATTCCACCACACACCTGGTGAAGAAGTTTGTCCTTCATACCAACTTCCCTGGTCATTACAATTTCAACAT ATATCATCGATGCGATTTCAAGATTCCACTTGTCATTAAGAAAG AAGCTGCTGATGCTCAGTGGGAGGACTGCATCCTCACTACCTACAGCAAG TGGGATCAGGTTCAGGAGCTTCTTGGACACCCCATGGAGAAGCCTGTCGTGCTCCACAG GTCATCCTCTGCAAATAATACCAATCCCTTCGGCTCTACGTTCTGTTTTGGACTACAGCGAATGATCTTTGAG GTGATGCAGAACAACCACATAGCTTCAGTGACTCTGTACGGTGCCCCCAGACCCAGCAGCCGGGCCCGAGCCGAGGCCAGCGCCCACTGA